The Flavobacterium jumunjinense genome includes a region encoding these proteins:
- a CDS encoding DUF1800 domain-containing protein, translated as MNKSTLTRRKLFKKIFSNHKDQFDQTDPLFEKYSRKIYNGRKYLSKERKNKNQEANSDASLERVNPITSGLNVYTGPWTDRLAIHLLKRTGFGFKKTDLDTVLGMSMTQAVDLILTIDPTVPPSPINNYDIDEPDENNLPYGDDWTTNPFTDLGTGNTTDRKRIDSLTAWMTNLAITQDISIREKMVMFWYHFIPVDFDFIKASSNQYISGNSARVCYQYIKNLRAYSDGNFKTLIREIATQPAMMYYLNNQANTKTAPDENFAREIMELFTLGKGSNSLYSQPDVIQAAKVLTGWRVQNLNTPNPTTDFVDTKHDESNKQFSAFFNNTTIPFTGSSELDAFIDMIFSKTEVVSQYICRRLYRFFVYYDIDQHIEDNVIVPLAQHFVASNWEIVPVLEKLFKSEHFYDMANRGVYIKSPLDLFIGFIRTFNMETTISDPTNHNAQYYIWKRIDDLLSDMGQSMGSIPNVAGWQAFYQNPSFHEYWINSNSIQKRFAYIAYAFYGIPLSRNGYTTTIKADTLNFVLQFPNTICQDPNLLVDECIKYLLPIDLSIGQKNILKTQNLLSGQSNDYYWTGAWTVYTQDPTDENNKQIVKNRLDSLFLTIIQLAEFQLM; from the coding sequence ATGAACAAAAGTACACTAACTAGAAGAAAACTTTTTAAGAAAATATTCTCAAATCATAAGGATCAGTTCGATCAAACTGACCCACTATTTGAAAAATATTCTAGAAAAATCTACAATGGTAGAAAGTACCTTTCAAAAGAAAGGAAAAACAAAAATCAAGAAGCAAATTCAGACGCATCCTTAGAAAGGGTTAACCCGATAACTTCTGGATTGAATGTCTACACTGGTCCTTGGACAGATCGACTCGCTATTCATTTACTAAAAAGAACTGGATTTGGTTTTAAAAAAACCGACTTAGACACCGTTCTTGGAATGTCTATGACACAAGCTGTAGATTTAATTTTAACTATTGACCCTACTGTTCCACCTTCTCCTATTAATAATTATGACATAGACGAACCAGATGAAAACAATCTTCCTTATGGAGACGATTGGACAACAAATCCTTTCACCGATTTAGGAACTGGAAACACAACCGACAGAAAACGTATTGACAGTTTAACAGCTTGGATGACAAACTTAGCAATAACTCAAGATATTTCTATTAGAGAGAAAATGGTTATGTTTTGGTATCATTTTATTCCTGTAGATTTCGATTTTATCAAGGCTAGTTCTAATCAATACATCTCTGGAAACTCGGCAAGAGTTTGCTATCAATACATTAAAAATTTAAGAGCCTATTCTGATGGTAATTTTAAAACTCTAATTAGAGAAATTGCTACGCAACCAGCTATGATGTATTATTTGAACAATCAGGCGAATACAAAAACTGCTCCCGATGAAAATTTTGCTAGAGAGATAATGGAACTTTTTACTCTTGGAAAAGGTTCTAATAGCTTATATTCTCAACCCGATGTTATTCAGGCTGCGAAAGTATTAACAGGTTGGAGAGTTCAAAATTTAAACACACCAAACCCTACTACAGATTTTGTCGACACAAAGCATGATGAAAGTAATAAGCAATTTTCGGCTTTCTTCAACAACACTACGATTCCATTTACTGGATCTTCAGAATTAGACGCTTTCATTGATATGATTTTCTCTAAAACGGAAGTTGTTTCACAATATATTTGTAGAAGATTATACCGCTTTTTTGTCTATTATGATATTGATCAACATATTGAAGACAATGTAATAGTTCCTTTAGCACAACATTTTGTAGCAAGCAATTGGGAAATAGTACCAGTTTTGGAAAAACTTTTCAAAAGCGAACATTTTTATGACATGGCAAATAGAGGTGTTTATATAAAATCACCTTTAGATTTGTTTATAGGTTTTATAAGAACGTTCAATATGGAAACTACTATTTCAGATCCTACAAATCATAATGCTCAATATTACATTTGGAAAAGAATAGACGATTTATTGTCCGATATGGGACAAAGTATGGGAAGTATTCCAAATGTTGCAGGTTGGCAAGCTTTTTATCAAAATCCTTCTTTTCATGAGTATTGGATAAATTCCAACTCAATACAAAAACGCTTCGCTTATATTGCTTATGCATTTTATGGTATACCGTTAAGTCGAAACGGATATACAACTACTATAAAAGCAGATACTTTAAATTTTGTATTACAATTTCCAAATACTATTTGTCAAGATCCAAACCTATTAGTAGATGAATGTATAAAATATCTTTTACCTATCGATTTAAGTATTGGACAGAAAAATATTTTAAAGACGCAAAATTTACTTTCAGGACAATCTAACGATTATTATTGGACAGGTGCTTGGACAGTCTACACACAAGATCCAACAGATGAAAACAATAAGCAAATCGTAAAAAATCGTTTGGACAGTCTATTTTTAACCATTATTCAGTTGGCTGAATTTCAACTAATGTAA
- a CDS encoding carbonic anhydrase, with protein MKKVTLSFTIAFMMLSCQEESIKNNDENLTNNDEQSLANSFYGKTTNSNCHFEYEGANGPDNWSGICGNDWQDCGGHSQSPINIQTRNVVENDNLEDLEFNYSNSFTRIINNGHTIQFDYSSGSTLSVNNKTYELKQFHFHTSSEHTVNGISYPMEVHLVHRDNTTGLLAVIGVFFELSNNDNPLLANFMNDLPLNEGGIYNSNFNYNALGFLDYEDEIEEYYSYSGSLTTPPCSPIVSWFVVKNRVKISRKQLLQFEALMHQNNRPIQLLNGRNIFVPES; from the coding sequence ATGAAAAAAGTAACACTTAGTTTCACTATCGCTTTTATGATGCTATCATGTCAAGAAGAATCAATCAAAAACAATGATGAAAATTTAACCAATAATGATGAACAATCATTAGCAAATTCATTCTACGGAAAAACAACAAATTCAAATTGTCATTTTGAATATGAGGGTGCAAACGGACCTGATAATTGGAGTGGTATTTGTGGAAATGATTGGCAAGACTGTGGAGGTCATTCGCAATCGCCAATAAATATTCAAACTAGAAATGTTGTTGAGAATGATAACTTGGAGGATTTGGAATTTAATTACTCTAATTCTTTTACGAGAATTATTAATAATGGACATACAATTCAGTTTGATTATAGTTCAGGAAGTACATTGTCAGTAAATAATAAGACGTATGAATTGAAACAATTTCATTTTCATACTTCAAGCGAACATACAGTAAATGGAATTAGTTATCCTATGGAAGTGCATTTGGTGCATAGAGACAATACAACTGGCTTGCTTGCTGTTATTGGAGTGTTTTTTGAACTGTCTAATAATGATAATCCTTTGTTGGCTAATTTTATGAATGATTTACCATTGAATGAAGGGGGTATTTATAATAGTAATTTTAATTATAATGCTTTAGGTTTTTTAGATTATGAAGACGAAATTGAAGAGTATTATAGTTATTCAGGCTCTTTAACTACACCACCTTGTTCTCCAATTGTTAGTTGGTTTGTTGTTAAAAATAGAGTGAAAATTTCTAGAAAACAATTGTTGCAGTTTGAAGCATTAATGCATCAAAATAATAGACCTATTCAATTATTGAATGGAAGAAATATTTTTGTTCCAGAGTCTTAA
- the frr gene encoding ribosome recycling factor gives MTEEINFIIDSARESMEGSIAHLEKEFLNIRAGKASPQMLGGVFVDYYGSQTPLSQVANINAPDARTLTVTPWEKPMLQPIEKAIMIANLGLNPMNNGDNIIINVPALTEERRRDLVKQAKTESEDAKIGIRNARKDANTDIKKEEKNGTSEDICKKAEEDIQKLTDAFIKKTEEHLAAKEIEIMKV, from the coding sequence ATGACAGAAGAAATTAATTTCATAATAGACAGTGCAAGGGAATCGATGGAAGGTTCTATAGCGCATTTAGAAAAAGAATTTTTAAACATTAGAGCTGGTAAAGCTTCTCCTCAAATGCTTGGTGGTGTTTTTGTTGACTATTATGGTTCACAAACGCCATTGTCTCAAGTTGCAAATATTAATGCACCAGATGCAAGAACATTAACTGTTACACCTTGGGAAAAACCAATGCTTCAACCTATTGAAAAAGCAATTATGATTGCTAATTTAGGTTTAAACCCAATGAATAATGGAGATAATATTATCATAAACGTTCCTGCATTAACAGAAGAAAGAAGACGCGACCTTGTAAAACAAGCAAAAACAGAGTCTGAAGATGCAAAAATTGGTATTCGTAATGCTCGTAAAGATGCAAACACAGATATTAAAAAAGAAGAGAAAAACGGAACATCTGAAGATATTTGTAAAAAAGCAGAAGAAGACATTCAAAAACTAACAGATGCATTCATTAAAAAAACAGAAGAGCATTTAGCGGCTAAAGAAATTGAAATAATGAAAGTATAG
- a CDS encoding Crp/Fnr family transcriptional regulator has product MLFPKGNFLEDNQDLAEYLYEHYSNETEDVEVLIKLKKNQVLFHQGVFPSSVFIVKKGVLKVYTVDGNGKEYIFSLVKENNIIGYSTLLSNTPYLYSISAITNCEIVVINKDFFHSLFDSDSLFLKRMNANLIRSLIAFTHNAHIIANYSVRERTALSLINLDDFFTKLSYSDGFIDLSRMNHSNIIGTSVESLVRILHDFKVENLIEVDKSKIKVLNKQGLIKASGFI; this is encoded by the coding sequence ATGTTGTTTCCAAAAGGTAATTTTTTAGAAGATAATCAAGATTTAGCAGAATATTTATATGAACATTATTCTAATGAAACTGAAGATGTTGAAGTCTTAATTAAGTTAAAGAAAAACCAAGTATTGTTTCATCAAGGAGTATTTCCTAGTAGTGTATTTATTGTAAAAAAGGGGGTTTTAAAGGTCTATACAGTAGACGGTAATGGTAAAGAATATATTTTTAGTTTAGTTAAAGAGAATAATATTATTGGATATTCAACTTTATTATCAAACACGCCTTATTTGTATTCGATCTCTGCAATTACAAACTGTGAAATTGTTGTTATTAATAAAGATTTTTTTCATTCGCTCTTTGATAGCGATTCTCTTTTTTTGAAAAGAATGAATGCTAACTTAATAAGAAGTTTAATTGCGTTTACTCATAATGCACATATAATTGCAAACTATTCGGTAAGGGAGCGAACCGCTTTGTCTTTAATTAATCTGGATGATTTTTTTACTAAACTTTCCTATTCAGATGGTTTTATAGATTTGTCAAGAATGAATCACAGTAATATTATAGGGACTTCGGTTGAATCTTTAGTTAGAATTTTACATGATTTTAAAGTCGAAAATTTAATTGAAGTAGATAAATCGAAGATTAAGGTTTTAAATAAACAAGGCTTAATTAAAGCTTCTGGGTTTATATAA
- a CDS encoding patatin-like phospholipase family protein has product MDSKPKNIGIALSGGGSKGIAHAGALQFLDEQKMKPSIISGTSAGAIIAAMYSFGKTPAEILSFFQSIYFFNWKHFTLKKAGIIDSDSFRVYFNAIFKDTKIGDLPIPIKITATDLVKGKLKVFNDNTKVTDAILASAAFPGVLSPYKINERLYSDGGILNHFPTDLLLGNCENIIGIYVSPIQNIENKDLNSIKSITSRAFDLLSAQGNYQKFSLCDTIIEPKELANYSTFETSKSKMKTIFQIGYDEAKSTFEELSS; this is encoded by the coding sequence ATGGATTCAAAACCTAAAAACATTGGGATTGCACTTTCGGGTGGTGGTTCAAAAGGAATTGCTCATGCTGGTGCACTTCAATTCCTTGATGAACAAAAAATGAAACCGTCAATTATATCTGGAACAAGTGCTGGTGCAATTATTGCTGCTATGTATTCGTTTGGAAAAACTCCAGCCGAAATACTTAGTTTTTTTCAATCTATTTATTTTTTTAATTGGAAACATTTTACCTTAAAAAAAGCAGGAATAATAGATTCTGATTCTTTTAGAGTCTATTTCAATGCAATATTTAAAGATACTAAAATTGGAGATTTACCAATTCCTATAAAAATAACTGCAACCGATTTAGTAAAAGGAAAGTTGAAAGTTTTTAATGACAATACAAAAGTAACCGATGCTATACTTGCTTCGGCAGCATTCCCAGGTGTCTTGAGTCCTTATAAAATAAATGAACGATTATATAGCGATGGTGGCATTCTCAATCATTTTCCAACTGATTTATTACTCGGAAATTGCGAAAACATTATAGGCATATATGTTAGTCCTATTCAAAACATTGAAAATAAAGACTTAAACTCCATTAAGTCGATTACTTCTAGGGCTTTTGATTTACTTTCTGCCCAAGGAAATTATCAAAAATTTAGTTTATGCGATACAATTATAGAACCGAAAGAATTAGCAAACTATAGTACTTTTGAAACTAGTAAGTCTAAAATGAAAACAATTTTTCAAATTGGTTATGATGAAGCTAAAAGTACTTTTGAAGAATTAAGCTCATAA
- the truB gene encoding tRNA pseudouridine(55) synthase TruB, whose product MQAEDLLAGKVLLIDKPLNWSSFQAVNKLKYILKNNFDLPKKFKIGHAGTLDPLATGLLIICTGKFTKTISEIQSQAKEYTGTICLGATTPSYDLETEIDATFPTEHITEALINDTLLQFLGEIDQKPPVFSAIKKDGKRLYEHARAGEEVEIKARKTTIHEFEITRFELPEIDFRIVCSKGTYIRSIAYDFGKALQSGGHLASLRRTKIGNHTVGNAVSPEQFEEEVKKHIS is encoded by the coding sequence ATGCAAGCAGAAGATCTTTTAGCTGGAAAAGTACTATTGATTGACAAACCTTTGAATTGGTCTTCTTTTCAAGCAGTCAACAAATTAAAATATATTTTAAAAAACAACTTTGATTTACCAAAGAAGTTTAAAATTGGACATGCTGGTACTTTAGATCCTTTAGCAACTGGACTGTTAATTATTTGTACAGGGAAATTTACTAAGACAATTTCAGAAATCCAAAGTCAAGCAAAAGAGTACACAGGAACAATTTGTCTTGGTGCAACGACACCTTCCTATGATTTAGAAACTGAAATAGATGCCACTTTCCCTACCGAACATATTACAGAAGCTTTAATTAACGATACTTTACTACAATTTTTAGGTGAAATAGATCAAAAACCTCCTGTTTTTTCAGCAATAAAAAAAGATGGAAAAAGGCTTTACGAACATGCTCGTGCAGGAGAAGAGGTTGAAATTAAAGCTAGGAAAACAACTATTCATGAGTTTGAGATTACTCGATTTGAACTACCCGAAATAGATTTTAGAATTGTTTGTAGCAAAGGAACTTATATCCGTTCTATTGCTTATGATTTTGGAAAGGCACTACAATCTGGTGGACATTTAGCTAGTTTAAGAAGAACAAAAATTGGAAATCATACGGTTGGGAATGCCGTTTCTCCTGAACAATTCGAAGAGGAAGTAAAAAAACACATTTCCTAA
- the pyrH gene encoding UMP kinase, producing the protein MKYKRILLKLSGEALMGDRQYGIDPKRLAEYAQEIKEIHDKGIEIAIVIGGGNIFRGVAGASNGMDRVQGDYMGMLATVINGMALQGALEEAGMQTRLQTALKIEAIAEPYIKRKATRHLEKRRIVIFGAGTGNPYFTTDTAAVLRGVEVNADVILKGTRVDGVYTSDPEKNADAVKFDYISFEDVLAKGLNVMDTTAFTLSQENKLPIIIFDMNKRGNLLKVCEGQTVGTTVTI; encoded by the coding sequence ATGAAATACAAAAGAATTCTTCTAAAATTGAGTGGTGAAGCCCTAATGGGTGATAGACAATACGGAATTGACCCTAAGCGTTTAGCTGAATATGCGCAAGAAATAAAAGAGATTCATGACAAAGGGATAGAGATTGCAATCGTTATAGGTGGAGGAAATATTTTTAGAGGAGTTGCTGGCGCTAGTAATGGAATGGATAGAGTTCAAGGTGACTATATGGGAATGCTTGCAACCGTAATTAACGGAATGGCATTGCAAGGTGCTCTTGAAGAAGCAGGAATGCAAACACGTTTGCAAACAGCTTTAAAGATTGAAGCCATTGCAGAACCTTATATTAAAAGAAAAGCAACAAGACACTTAGAAAAAAGAAGAATTGTTATTTTTGGAGCAGGAACTGGAAATCCATATTTCACAACAGATACTGCTGCTGTACTTAGAGGTGTAGAAGTGAATGCCGATGTAATTTTAAAAGGAACTCGTGTTGATGGTGTTTACACTTCAGATCCAGAAAAAAATGCAGATGCTGTTAAATTTGACTATATTTCGTTTGAAGATGTATTAGCAAAAGGTTTAAATGTTATGGATACTACTGCTTTTACACTTAGTCAGGAAAACAAATTACCTATTATTATATTCGATATGAACAAAAGAGGTAATTTATTAAAAGTTTGTGAAGGACAAACAGTTGGAACAACAGTTACAATATAA
- a CDS encoding undecaprenyl-diphosphate phosphatase gives MNTLQAIILAIIEGITEFLPVSSTGHMIIASSFFGIASDDFTKLFTIVIQLGTILSVVVLYFKRFFQSLDFYFKLFVAFIPAVVFGLLLNDFIDSMLESPIVVAISLIIGGFLLLKVDDWFGNSENTEISYLTALKIGFFQCLAMIPGVSRSGASIVGGMSQKLSRTAAAEFSFFLAIPTMLGATVKKLYDYNKAGFEITDQQINLLIIGNIVGFIVALIAIKSFIGFLTKHGFKIFGYYRIVAGVAILLIHFFVQKLTII, from the coding sequence ATGAATACACTACAAGCAATTATTCTTGCTATTATAGAAGGAATTACAGAGTTTTTACCTGTTTCATCAACAGGACATATGATTATCGCTTCTTCTTTTTTTGGAATTGCAAGCGACGATTTTACTAAGCTTTTTACTATTGTAATACAACTAGGAACAATCCTATCTGTTGTAGTATTATATTTTAAACGCTTTTTTCAAAGTTTAGATTTCTATTTCAAACTATTTGTCGCTTTTATTCCCGCAGTAGTATTTGGATTATTACTAAATGATTTTATCGATAGCATGTTAGAGAGTCCAATTGTTGTTGCAATATCTTTAATTATTGGTGGTTTTCTATTATTAAAAGTTGACGATTGGTTTGGGAATTCTGAAAACACTGAAATCTCCTACCTAACTGCTTTAAAAATAGGTTTTTTCCAATGTTTAGCAATGATTCCTGGAGTTTCTAGGAGTGGAGCAAGTATTGTTGGTGGTATGAGTCAAAAGCTTTCAAGAACAGCAGCGGCAGAATTTTCATTCTTCCTTGCTATTCCAACCATGCTTGGAGCAACAGTTAAAAAACTTTATGATTATAATAAAGCAGGTTTTGAAATCACCGATCAACAAATTAACCTGTTAATCATCGGAAATATTGTTGGTTTTATTGTTGCCCTAATTGCTATTAAGTCTTTTATTGGTTTTTTAACAAAACATGGTTTTAAAATATTTGGTTATTATAGAATTGTAGCTGGTGTTGCAATTCTATTGATTCACTTTTTTGTTCAAAAACTAACAATTATCTAA
- a CDS encoding thioredoxin family protein: MKNIIENALLNSYTYSEYRQLVSQLISEGKSTGHNQTVDLLHYSELNETRLKRLDKTLVVSEENRTKIENLDKKYTWLVISEGWCGDAAQLLPIMNKVAEASENIDLKIVLRDDNEVLMNQFLTNGGKAIPKLIVLDAETNEIIADWGPRPEPARKLIADYKAANGVVDEPVKIELQKWYLQDKGLTTQNELLALLEKYSKESQTVLD, translated from the coding sequence ATGAAAAATATAATAGAAAATGCTCTTTTAAATTCATATACTTACTCAGAATACAGACAATTAGTAAGTCAATTAATTAGTGAAGGAAAATCTACAGGACATAATCAAACAGTCGATTTATTGCATTATTCAGAATTGAATGAAACACGATTAAAAAGATTAGATAAGACTTTAGTGGTTAGTGAAGAAAATCGTACTAAAATCGAAAATTTAGATAAGAAATACACTTGGTTAGTAATTTCTGAAGGCTGGTGTGGCGATGCAGCGCAACTATTACCAATAATGAATAAAGTTGCAGAAGCATCTGAAAATATTGATTTAAAAATAGTTTTAAGAGACGATAATGAGGTTTTAATGAATCAGTTTTTAACTAATGGAGGAAAAGCAATTCCAAAATTGATTGTACTTGATGCTGAAACGAATGAAATTATTGCAGATTGGGGACCAAGACCAGAACCAGCACGTAAACTAATTGCCGATTATAAAGCAGCGAATGGAGTAGTAGATGAGCCTGTTAAAATTGAATTGCAAAAATGGTATTTACAAGACAAAGGACTAACAACTCAAAATGAATTATTAGCCCTTCTTGAAAAATATTCTAAAGAAAGTCAAACAGTACTAGACTAA
- a CDS encoding DUF1501 domain-containing protein, whose translation MKRRKFIQSTALVSAPLLFNKIPVLASSQLESSNLQTLANAAVNCGKILVIIQMNGGNDGLNTVFPRDKWSELSNARSNILIDETDVLSLNHNPTTGLHPAMQEMQQMYNTGELMIVQGVSYPNPSYSHFRATDIWFTGSKSDETLNTGWIGRALDEIYPDFPESYPNSNMPDPLAIQIGSTLPFSLQGPNINMGYSAPDPDDLLNVINETTDPAPNTDYGLELTFLRLMKDQSNAYRETIQSAYNVTNPPSVEYPDNKLAAQLKIVARLINGGLQTPIYIVNHHKNFDSHENQVLDTDRKLGRQPENLSLLSQSISAFQADLKQMGKDKKVTGMTFSEFGRRVKSNGSFGTDHGSSAPVIFFGTSLNTGVANVEGTAHPVSGMIGTSPNLPQNASVNDQVPMQFDFRQIYNSIMQDWLCMTDAQATSVLGDTFQKLPIFKKDFSKVILNDDFMYIYPNPVVNNQINIAFRDFIKTNVVVTIFSIVGSLLYTNKHYVLGDILTFTIPTLLSKGTYILEVNYNRTILQKKFLV comes from the coding sequence ATGAAAAGAAGAAAATTTATACAGTCAACAGCCTTAGTATCTGCACCTTTATTATTTAACAAAATACCCGTTTTAGCTTCCTCACAACTTGAAAGTAGCAACCTTCAAACACTTGCTAATGCAGCAGTAAACTGTGGTAAGATTTTAGTAATCATACAAATGAACGGTGGAAATGATGGTTTAAATACGGTTTTCCCAAGAGACAAATGGTCTGAACTATCTAATGCACGCTCCAATATATTAATAGATGAGACCGATGTTTTATCCTTAAATCATAATCCAACTACAGGTCTTCATCCTGCTATGCAAGAAATGCAACAGATGTATAATACGGGTGAACTAATGATTGTTCAAGGTGTTTCTTATCCAAACCCAAGTTACAGTCACTTTAGAGCTACCGATATTTGGTTTACTGGTTCTAAAAGTGATGAAACCCTAAATACTGGTTGGATTGGAAGAGCATTAGACGAAATCTATCCTGATTTCCCTGAGAGTTATCCTAATTCCAATATGCCAGACCCATTGGCAATACAAATTGGTTCAACATTACCTTTCTCTTTGCAAGGACCAAATATAAACATGGGATATAGTGCTCCTGATCCAGATGATTTATTAAATGTTATTAATGAAACTACAGATCCTGCACCGAATACAGATTATGGATTAGAACTTACTTTTCTTAGGTTAATGAAAGACCAAAGTAATGCCTATCGAGAAACAATTCAATCGGCATATAATGTAACAAATCCTCCTTCTGTTGAATATCCAGATAATAAATTGGCTGCTCAACTAAAAATTGTGGCTCGATTAATAAATGGTGGACTTCAAACTCCTATTTATATTGTAAACCATCATAAGAATTTCGATTCGCATGAAAACCAAGTTCTTGATACCGACAGAAAATTAGGAAGACAGCCTGAAAACTTAAGTTTATTGTCGCAATCTATTAGTGCTTTTCAAGCAGATTTAAAACAAATGGGTAAAGACAAAAAAGTAACAGGAATGACTTTTAGTGAGTTTGGAAGAAGAGTGAAAAGTAATGGAAGTTTTGGAACCGATCATGGTTCTAGTGCTCCTGTAATCTTTTTCGGAACTTCTTTAAACACAGGTGTTGCTAATGTTGAAGGGACAGCACATCCTGTTTCTGGAATGATTGGAACATCTCCTAATTTGCCTCAAAATGCATCGGTAAACGATCAAGTTCCAATGCAGTTTGATTTCAGGCAAATTTACAACTCTATAATGCAAGATTGGCTTTGTATGACAGACGCACAGGCTACCTCTGTTTTGGGTGATACTTTTCAAAAATTACCTATCTTCAAAAAGGATTTCTCTAAAGTTATTCTTAATGACGATTTTATGTATATCTACCCAAACCCTGTTGTAAACAATCAAATAAACATTGCGTTTAGAGATTTTATTAAAACAAATGTAGTTGTTACAATTTTTTCAATCGTAGGCTCATTACTCTATACAAACAAACATTATGTTCTTGGAGATATTTTAACATTTACTATACCAACACTACTTTCTAAAGGAACCTATATATTGGAAGTAAATTACAACAGAACAATACTTCAAAAGAAATTCTTAGTCTAG